A window of Streptomyces sp. NBC_01241 genomic DNA:
CCGGTCTCGGTGAGTGCTTCGACAATGCCGTGGGCGCGGCCCGGCGCGGGCAGGTCGTGGCGGAGCCGGGCAGCGCGGGTGAGGCCCAGAGCCGCCGTCCGAAGGGACTGGTGAGGACTTGGACGTTCATGCCGCGACGCCGGCCTCCAGTCGCACCTGTTCACGAAACGCCCGCCGCTCGCAGATGTTCCACGAGGAGGCCGACTATGTCGGCCGTGTGGTCGTTCAGGAAGAAGTGGCCTCCCGGGTAGACGGTGAGCGAGTGCGAGCCGGTGGTGTGGTGCCGCCAGTCCATCAGCTCGTCCGTCGTGGTGCGGGCGTCGTCCCGGCCCGCGAGAACAGCGATGGGGCAACTCGGTTCGGGGCCGGAGCGGTGGCGGTACGTCTCGATCGCCCGGTAGTCGCCGCGGATGGCGGGCAGCACGGTCCGCATCAGGTGCTTGTCGGCGAGGATCTCGGCGTCCGTGCCGTCGAGGGTGCGCAGGTCGTCGATGAGCCCCGCGTCGTCCTTGAGGTGCGTCCACTCGTCGCGCAGCCTGGACGGTGCTCTGCGACCGGAGGCGAAGAGCACCGCCGGCACCGTGGCCGAGTCGTGTTCGAGCAGCCGGGCCACCTCGTAGGCGACGACCGCGCCCATGCTGTGGCCGAACAGGGCGAGCGGCCGGCCGTCCAGGACGGGCAGCAGTTCCCGGTGGACCTGTGCGGCGAGCGCGTGCACGTCGTCGATCAGCGGCTCGTTCCTGCGGTCCTGGCGGCCCGGGTACTGGACGGCGAGTACGTTCAATGATGGTTCCAGACACGTGAGTTGCCGTGAGAGGGGGAAGTATGTCGTGGCTGAGCCGCCTGCGTGCGGGAAGCAGACGAGGTGGGCGCGGTGGTCCGGCGTCGGGTGGAAGCGCTTGAAGCAGCGGGAGCCGGTGGCGAGGTCGAGCACGTTCATCGGGCGACCTCCGGCAGCTGCTCGGGCGAGGCGATCCGCGGGGGACGTGACCAGCTGTCCGGTTGAGCGGCCAGCTCCTCCAGAAGCGCCCCGTAGGCGTCGAGCATGGTGTCGATGAGCCCCTCGGGAAACAGTTCGTCGACCGCGTCCCAGGCGAGCACCACCTCGTCGCCGACCTTGTACACCTGGTGGTCGAGCCAGACCTGCGGCGTCTGCGACAGCATCCAGGTCCACTCCCCGAGGGCCGCCTCGAACTCGGGGCCGACCCACTGCGAGTCGAGGTTGCAGGCGAACACCACGGGGGCACCGACCCGCTTGTCGCGGCGGGCTCTGCGCAGGTCCCGCAGCACGTTGAGGGTGGAGTACTCGGCGTGCGAGGCGTTCTGCTGAAGCTGGCGCTGCAAGACGCGGGCCCGATCGGCGAACGGCATCGGGTGTGCCGCGTCCACCCGCAGCAGTACGAGATTGGTGAAGTCGGCGACCATGCCGGGCACTTCGGGGGCGAGGGGCTGCCGGTCGAAGAGCGGCACGTTGAGCAGGAAGTCGTCCGTCTCGCTCCAGGCGGCGAGCACCTGCGCGTACGCGGTCGCGAGGACCATCGCGGGGGTCAGGCTGTATTCCCTGGCCCGCTCAGTGATCGACTCCCACGTGGCCTTGCCGAGGGTGAGGCGACGGCGGCTGAACCGCGACCGCGTCACCTGCTCGGGCCGCACCGCGAGGGGCAGCGCGGGCCCTTGCGCGGGCAGCTGCGGCAACTGCTCCTGCCAGTAGGCGCGCGCCCGGCCCGCCGGGCTGTCCGGGGCGGTGAGCGGACCGCACCAGGACCGGTGGTCCTCCAGGTACTGGCCGAAGTCGTAGGCGGGGGCGGCGGGCAGCGGCGTCCCGGTGTAGGCCGTCGCCAGGTCGGCGAGGACGAGCTCGATGCTCGCTACGTCCGCCACCAGCAGATCGATGTTGAAGTGGATCCGGGTGCGGCCCGCGGGCAGCAGGGACAGCTGCACGTCCAGCGTCTCGGCGGCGGCGACGTCGAGCACGCGGTGCGACAGCCCCTCGCGCACCTCCTCGGCCCGGCGCCGCGCGTCCTTGTCCTCGTACGAGGTGAAGTCGTGCACGGTCAGCCCGGTCCACCCGCTGTCGGCGAGGATCTGCTGGCGTCCGTCGTCGAGGAAGCGGGCCCGCAGCATCGGGTGCCGGGCGATCACCGCGCGCACGGCCGACTCCAGGCGGCCGCGGTCCACGCCCTGACCGTCGAACTCCAGGTACGCGTGGCAGGCGACGGACCCGAGGGTCATGCCCTGGCCCCGGCCGATCCAGTACGCCTGCTGCACGGGGGTCAGCGCGAACGGGTCCCCGGCCGAGCGCCGTGCCGGCCGCTGCGCGGGCACCACGGACGCCGGCGTCGCCGGTCCCGCGGTGAGCAGCGCGTGCCAGCGCTCCACCGTGGGCTCCTCCGCGAGATCGCGGAACGTGGTGGTGGCACCGGCCTTACGCCAGGCCCCGGCGAGGCGCATCATGCGCATCGAGTCCATGCCGTACGAGATCAGGTTCCGCTCGTGGTCGATGGCCTCGGGCGTCATGCCGAGGATGTCAGCGACGGCCTGGCGGACGTCGTCTGGGGTGAGGCCGAGGACCGCGGCGTCGGTGGCGGTGTGGGTCACGGCAGCTCCTTGGTGAGGGGGGTGCGGGCGGCGAGTGCGCCCGCCCACGCCTGGACGCGTTCGGCGACGGCGGTGAGCCGGTCGCCCGCGACGATCGAGTAGTGGTCCTCGGGGTGGACGTCCGCCTCCAGGCGGGGGCAGAGGTTCAGCCAGGCCGGTACCGGATCCGGGCGCTCCACCTGTCCTGCCACAAACAGCAGGACCGGTGCGTCGAGCTTCTGCGGCCGATGGGCGTCGAGGGTCGCCAGATGGTGAGCGTGGACGTTCTTCAGCAGTGCGTACTGGTCGGCGCCCGACTCCGGCGGCAGCAACCCGTGTTCGACCGCCGCCCGCACGGCCGCCTCCGCCAGGTCGTCCTCCGGCGCGGCGCGCACGACCGCTTCGAGGGAGGCCGGCAGACGCCCCCCGGCCAGGTCGGTCAGGAACTCCGTGTGCCGCTCGCGCTCGGTGCGGGTGCCGCGGACCTCGGTGAGGTCGCTGTCGATCATGAACGCCGCGACCTCGTGGCCCTGTTCGGCAAGTTGCGCCGCGACCTCGTGGGCCAGGATGCCGCCCATCGACCAGCCGCCGAGCAGATACGGCCCTTCGGGACGCAGCGCCTGCAGTTCCGCACGGTAGGCCCGCGCCATCTCCGGCACGCCGGCCGGCAGCGCCCGTGCCGTGCCCCGCGCGAGGGCCGCGCTCTGGAAGGCGTGCACGGGGCCGTCCCAGGCCCGGGCGAGCGGCGTGTAGGCCGCCACCGAGCCGCCCACCGGATGGAACAGGAACAGCTCCCGCCCACCGGACCGGCCGCCGCCGGGCAGCGGGACGAGACTTCCGGTCCCCTCGCCCGGGCTCTCGTCCTGTGCGATGCGTGCCGCGAGCGCCCGCACCGTCGGCGCCTCGAAGACCTGGCCGAAGGAGAGCCCGGCGCCGAGATCGGTCCGGATCCGGTTGACGAGGCGCAGGGCGAGCAGCGAATTGCCGCCCAGCGAGAAGAAGTCGCTGTCCGCGTCCACCGACGGCACCTCGAGCAGCTCCGACCACAGGGCGCAGAGCCGCTGCACCGGACCGTCGTCGCGCGGTGTCGCGGGCTGTGCGTCGTCCGCGGCCGTCGGGGCCGTGGCGGCGAGTGCGGCGAGGGCGCCCTGGACGTCCACCTTGCCGTTCGGGGTCAGCGGCAGGGAGTCGACCACCTGGAGCCGGCCGGGTACCAGATAGTGCGGCAGCCGCGCCCGCAGATGGGCGAGCAGCTCCCGGGGCTCGGGCCGTGCGCCCTCGGCCGGGACGACCAGGGCGGCCAGGCGCCGCTGACCACCGGCCGTGCTCACCGCGTCGACCGCGCTGCGCCGCACCGCCGGGTGGTCGAGGAGCGCCGCCTCGACCTCGCCGGGTTCCACGCGAAATCCCTGGATCTTCAGCTGCCGGTCCTCACGGCCCAGGAACTCGATGGTGCCGTCCGGCCGGTAGCAGCCCAGGTCCCCGGTCGCGTAGAGCCGCTCGCCGGTGACCGGGTGCGGTACGAAGCGGTCGGCGGTGCGGTCCGCGTCCCGCCAGTAGCCCCGGCTCAGGCCGGCCCCGCCGATGTGGATGCGGCCCACGGCCCAGGGCGGGCGCACGTCGTAGCGGTGGTCGAGCACCCGCATCGTCTGGTTGCGCAGCGGCACACCGTACGGGACGCTGCGCCACGCGGGGTCCGGCTCCTCGATCTCGTGGATGTTCGACCAGATCGAGGCCTCGGTGGCGCCGCCCAACGCGATGAGCCGCACCTGGGGCCACCGTTCCCGCAGCAGGTCCGGCAGGGTAGTCGGGATCCAGTCGCCGCTCATCAGGAACGCCCGGATCGGTGGCGTGCCCGCCCAGGGGGCCGCGCCGTCCGCTTCGGCCATCATCTGCGCCAGGGCGGGCACGGAATTCCACACCGTCGCGCCGAACGCGGCGGCCGTTTCGGCCCAGCCCAGCGGGTCAGGATGGGCGCTCGCCCGCGGCAGCACCAGGGCGGCCCCCGCGGCGAGGGTGCCGAACACGTCCCACACGGACAGGTCGAAGCTGAGCGAGGAGATACAGAAGACCCGGTCGTCCGGGCCGAGTCCGACCCGCTCGTTGATGTCCACCACCGTGTTGAGGGCGGGGCCGTGCTCGATCATCACGCCCTTGGGCAGCCCGGTGGAGCCCGAGGTGTAGATGATGTACGCGAGATCCTCCGGCCCGCTCCCGGGCGCGGTGGACGGCGCCGGTGCCACCGGGGCCGCGTCGACGCACAGCACCGGCCGGTCCCCGAGTTCGCTCATCCGCTCCACAGCCGCGGGCTGCACCAGAACGGCGGGCGCGGAGCAGCCGTCCAGCAGATGGGCGATGCGCTCGTCCGGCAGGGCCGAATCGATCGGGCAGTACGCGGCCCCGGTGCGCAGCACGCCGAGCACGCCGACGATCTGCTCCCAGCCCTTGGCCATGACGACCGGCACGACGTCACCGCTGCCGACGCCGTGCCCGGTGAGCGCGTGCGCCAACGACCTTGAGCGCAGCTCCAGTTCGCCGTAGGTCAGGGTCCGTTCGGTGGTCAGGACGGCGGGCGCGTCGGGGCGCAGCGCCGCCTGCTTCAGGAATCCGTCCTCCAGACGCCCGGCCGGGGGGTCCGAAGGCGCCGGGTTGAGGGCCGCGACGACGGCCCGGTGGGCCTCGGGCACCGGGTCGGGCCGTGCCGCGGCACCGTCGGGGGCCGTCAGGGTGTCGAGCATCCGGGCGTACGCCGCGAACATGAGGTCCGGCAGGCCGGGCGGGAACGCGTCGTCGACGGTGTCCCAGATGCAGTCGACACCGCCGTCGGCCCCGTCGTGCAGCTGGTTGTCGATCAGGACCTGCGGCGTGCGCAGATCGCTGTGCACCTCGCGGCAGGCGAGGCGTCCGTGCCGGGCCTCGGGTGTCTCGCCGCGCTGCCGTCCGTGGGCGGATGCCGGCGAGAGCATGCTCGTGAACACGTACGGCAGCGCGGCGCGCGAGGTCCAGCCGCGGCGTGCGGCCAGCTCACGGGTGATGCGCACGCCGGCCACATCGGAGTTCTGGAGGTCCTTGACCACCTGACGCTGCAGGTTCTGGGCGCGGGCGAAGAAGTCGTCGCCGGCCTGCAGGTCGACCTCGACCGGGAGCGTGGCACCGAACTGGCCCATGACCCCGGCCGCCTCCGGCCGGGCGGACGCCCAGTTCTGGTGCAGCATGTTCAGGCAGAAGTGCGGAGCCGACGCCCATGCGCCGATCGCTTCCGCGAACACGTGCAGCATCGCCGAGGTGGCGAGCACGCGGTGCTTGCGGAACGTCGCGGACAGGGCCGTCCACTGGGCGCGGCTGAGCCGGTGGACGCGCCGGGTGAAGCGCACCGGGCGGATGGCCGACGTCTGGACGGCGAGGGGCAGTCGGGGCGCGTCCGGCAGGGTGTCGAGGCGCTGTTCCCAGTACTGCCACTGGGTGCGGTAGGCGTCGCTGTTCTCGTGGTCGAGCAGGGCGAGGAGGCAGTCGCGGTAGGTGTGCTCCGGGCGGTCCGGCGTCAGGTCCGGATCGTGGTAGTACGCGCGCCACTCGTCCATCGTCTGCCGGATGCCGCGCCCGTCGAGCAGCAGTAGGCTCATGGCGATGTGAGCGCGCACCCGGCCGGGCCGCAGCCGCTGCACGACCACGTCGAACAGGGGCCAGCGCGTCGGGTCGACGCCCTCCTCGCACATCCGCCGCCGCGTCCGGGCGAGCGCGTCCTCCTGCTGCGGCACGTCGAGGCCGGTCAGATCCGTGACCGTGAACCGGTACGGGCCGGTCTCCCCCTCGGTGAGCACCCGCTGTGTCCCGGACGCGTCCACCACCACCCGCAGGTGGTTGTGGCGGCGGATCAGCCGGTCGACGGCAGCCTGGGCACGGGCCACATCGAGGTCGACCAGGTCGAGTTCGACGTAGTAGCCGGGTTGGAAGCCACCGAGTTCCACCAGGTCGGACGTGCCCACCAGATACGCCTCCTGAAGAGGCGTGAGCGGGAACGGCGCGTGCCGGCTCATGCGCCGATCTCCGCGCGCGCGGCCAGCACCCGGGCGAGTTCGGCGATCGTGGGGGCGTCGAAGAACATGTCGATGGCCTCGTCGCCCACCTCGTTCAGGCCCAGTTCGGTACGGAACCTGCCGACGATGCGGACCGCGTGCAGCGAGTCGCCGCCCAGGTCGAAGAAGTTGTCGTCGATGCCGAAGTCGTCCCTGCCGAGCGCGTCGCTCCAGATTTCGTGCAGGCGGCGCTCCAGATCGGTGTGCGGCGCCGTGTGGTCCTGCGTGGACGACTCGCGCCACGGTGAGGGCAGTGCCGCGCGGTCCACCTTGCCGTTGGCGCTCAGCGGCAGCGCGTCGAGGGTGACGAAGTGGTGCGGGACCATGTACTCCGGCAGCAGCTCGCCGAGCGCCTCGCCGAGCCGTGACACGTCGAGGACGTTGCCGTCGTCCGGTGCCCTCGCGACGATCACGTGCTGGGCGAGCGCGTCCACGGCCGGGGGACCGTCCGGCACCGACGCGGCCCGCCGGAATCCGGCGGCCGCCAGCTCCTCGCGCCACTCGCGTACCGAGAGCAGGGTCGCGGACCGCTGGTCCTGGTAGTTCCCGAACCCTTCCAGGAACGCGAAACTGATCATGTTCAGGGGGGAGTTGACCGTGCCCTCGACGAGGACGAGCAGGCCGCCGGGGGCGAGCAGGGAGCGCACGTGCTTCAGGGTCCGGCCGAGGTTCTTCGCGTCGTGCAGCACGTTCGCGGCGACGACGACGTCGAACGCGCCCAACGCCAGGCCCTGTTCCACCGGGACGCCGTCGATGTCGTACAGGCCGTAGTCGACGAAGGGGTGCGCGGACGCGTACCGGCTGCGGGCCGACTCGGTGAACGCCGTGGACAGGTCCGTGAAGAGGTACTCGACACGGTCGGCGGGGAGCGCGGGCAGCACCTGGTCCGCGGTGGCGCCCGTGCCCGCGCCGAGTTCGACGATGCGCACCTTGCGCCCGCCGGTGAATTCGTCGACGAAGCGGCGCACGGCCTTCGCCGCGACGCGGTTCTGCAGCAGGGCCGCGGGATTGTCCGCGTACAGGGCCTTGGTGACGCGCCAGTCGCCGTCGGGCAGCAGCAGCTGCAGCGGCCGCACGGCGCCGGTCAGCAGATCGAGCTGGCGGCGGATGCAGCCGGTGAAGTACGCGCTCAGCTGCCGGTCCGCGTCGGCCGGTGACAGGGCGTCGAGTTCCGCGTCGATCCGGGCGTCGAGCGCATCGGCGTCGAGCGCGTCGGCGCAGCGGTACTCGCCCGGTCGGGCGGTGCGGCCGAGGACGCCGGCGTCGGCGAGCACGGCCAGCCACTGGTCGACCAGTCCGCGGTAGTGCGGGCGTACGCCGCACCCCTCGACGACCGAGTCGGCGGTGGCCGTGGCGCCGGCCGCGGTGAGGACGCCGAGCCGGGCCAGGTTGCGGGCCATCACGGTGGGCGCGAGTGCCGCGAGACGGTGCCACATGTCCCGGAACGTCGCGACGGCGGGCGCGAGTTCACCGGTCGCGGCCGTCAGCTCCTGGCCCGCCGCGTCGAGGGCCCCGGTCCAGGCGCGGTCCGCGTCGAAGTCGGGGGCGGGCCGCTCGGCGGTGTGCTGTTCGCCGCCGCCGGGCTGCTCGGGCACCACGTAGGCGACGAGCTGGCCCCGGTCCGTGACGGGGTTGGTGGCGACGGTGACGAGGGCCTCGTGGACGCCGGGGCGGCGGCGAAGCACGGCGGCGATCTCGTCGAGCTCGATGCGGTACCCGTTGACCTTGACCTGGGTGTCCTCACGGCCGAGGAACTCGATGTCGGCGCCCGGCAGGTACCGGCCCACGTCGCCGGTCCGGTACAGGCGCTCCCCGGTCACCGGGTGGGTGACGAACCGCTCGCGCGTCTTGTCCGCGTCCGCCCAGTAGCCCTTGGCCACGCCGACGCCGCCGATCCAGATCTCGCCGGTGGCCCACACCGGGCACGGGTCGAGGCGGTCGTCGAGCACATGCATCGTCTGGTTGGCCAGGGGCTTGCCGTACGGAATGCGGCTCCACTCTGCAGGGACCTCCTCGATGGGGTGGTGGATCGACCAGACCGACGCCTCGGTCGCACCTCCCAGGCTGATCACACGCGCCGTCGGGAACACCGAGCGCAGCGCGTCGGGCAGCGTCACCGGGATCCAGTCCCCGCTGAGCATCACCAGGCGCAGCGGAGCCGTGGCGGGCACGGGCGCGGGGGCCTCCAGCCAGACGCGCAGCAGCGCGGGCACCGAGTTCCACACGCTCACGTCGTGCCGCCGGACCAGTTCCGACCAGTGCTCCGGGTCGTGGGCGCGGCCCGGCGCGGGCATCACCACGGCGGCACCGGCGGCCAGCGCGCCGAAGACGTCGTACACGGACAGGTCGAAGCTGAGCGAGGACAGGGCGAGGATCCGGTCGTCGGGGCCGACGCCGAAGCGTTCGTTGATGTCCTGGATGGTGTTGACGGCGCCGCGGTGGTCGATCACCACGCCCTTGGGCCGGCCCGTCGAACCCGAGGTGAAGATGACGTACGCGAGGTCGGCGGGGCCGGGCCGGGTGGCGAGGGGGCCGTTGGCCTCGGCGCGGACCTCGGCGTCATCGAGGGTGATGAGACGGATGTCCTCGGGCCACTCCAGTTCGTCGCGCAGGCGGGGCGTGGTGACCACGGTCCGCACGAGGCCCTGCTCGATGATCTGGGCGCGGCGCGCGGCCGGCCACTGCGGGTCGATCGGCAGATAGGCGGCGCCGGCGAGGGTTACGCCGAGGACCGCGGGGACCTGGGCGAGGCCCTTGTCGATCACCACGGCGACCAGCCGGCCCGGCGGCGTGCCGAGAGCGGTCAGGCGGCGGGCGAGGCGGCGGGCGTCGGAGACGACCTCGCGGTAGGTGAGCCGGGTGCCGTCGTGGGCGATCACGGCGGGGGCGTCGGGGCACTGGACGGCACGGTCCTCGACGAGTCCGCACAGGGTGGCCGCGGGCAGGTCGGCAGTGGTGTCGTTGGCGGCGGCGCGCTCGGCGAGCTGCCAGGCCGGAAGGTCGGCGATCCGTCCGGTGCGGTCCCAGGCGGTGGGGTCGTCCGCGAGGAGTTCGAGCAGCCGCTCGCAGACGGAGGTGAGTTCGGCGTCGATTCCGTGCGGGAGCGACCCCTTGGGTATCTCCCATACGACGGTCAGGCCGGCCTCGCCCACGGCCGTGTGCCAGACGGGGCCGGTGCGCAGCGCCGGGTCGCCGGCCTCGTCCGCCTCGCGGCCCAGCTGCTCGTGCATGTGTTGTGCGCGGTCGGCGAACGAGGCGCCGTCCGGCAGGTCGCACAGGACCTCGCGGGGCGTGGCGGTGCCGGGGCGGGTGACGGCGAGTGCGAAGGCGCAGTGGCGGGCCCACAGCCGCACCGCGTCGGCCGTCGCGGTGATCAGGACGGCCGACACGCCGATACATCGCTCGGCCGCACTCCGCTCGATGCGGTCAAGCGCTGCGGACGTTATTCGGGACTCGATCTGCACCCGGGGGGCATCGCTGGGGGACGCCGTTCCGACGACGGGAATTTCCGGAGCAGAGTTCTTTGAAAAGTGAATTACTAGGCCGTTTGCTGTGACACTTCTCTGCGTCACGTCAAGGCGGTATTCAGTCATGATGAATCTCCTTGGGGAGCTGTTTCCGCGTAACGGTGAGCCGCCCTTCGGCCTGTGGGGCGGGCCGGGGCAGGTGGGGCGGAAATGGGGCAGAGGTGGTGTCAGACGGCCGCGCTGTC
This region includes:
- a CDS encoding thioesterase II family protein, encoding MNVLDLATGSRCFKRFHPTPDHRAHLVCFPHAGGSATTYFPLSRQLTCLEPSLNVLAVQYPGRQDRRNEPLIDDVHALAAQVHRELLPVLDGRPLALFGHSMGAVVAYEVARLLEHDSATVPAVLFASGRRAPSRLRDEWTHLKDDAGLIDDLRTLDGTDAEILADKHLMRTVLPAIRGDYRAIETYRHRSGPEPSCPIAVLAGRDDARTTTDELMDWRHHTTGSHSLTVYPGGHFFLNDHTADIVGLLVEHLRAAGVS
- a CDS encoding amino acid adenylation domain-containing protein, giving the protein MSAVLITATADAVRLWARHCAFALAVTRPGTATPREVLCDLPDGASFADRAQHMHEQLGREADEAGDPALRTGPVWHTAVGEAGLTVVWEIPKGSLPHGIDAELTSVCERLLELLADDPTAWDRTGRIADLPAWQLAERAAANDTTADLPAATLCGLVEDRAVQCPDAPAVIAHDGTRLTYREVVSDARRLARRLTALGTPPGRLVAVVIDKGLAQVPAVLGVTLAGAAYLPIDPQWPAARRAQIIEQGLVRTVVTTPRLRDELEWPEDIRLITLDDAEVRAEANGPLATRPGPADLAYVIFTSGSTGRPKGVVIDHRGAVNTIQDINERFGVGPDDRILALSSLSFDLSVYDVFGALAAGAAVVMPAPGRAHDPEHWSELVRRHDVSVWNSVPALLRVWLEAPAPVPATAPLRLVMLSGDWIPVTLPDALRSVFPTARVISLGGATEASVWSIHHPIEEVPAEWSRIPYGKPLANQTMHVLDDRLDPCPVWATGEIWIGGVGVAKGYWADADKTRERFVTHPVTGERLYRTGDVGRYLPGADIEFLGREDTQVKVNGYRIELDEIAAVLRRRPGVHEALVTVATNPVTDRGQLVAYVVPEQPGGGEQHTAERPAPDFDADRAWTGALDAAGQELTAATGELAPAVATFRDMWHRLAALAPTVMARNLARLGVLTAAGATATADSVVEGCGVRPHYRGLVDQWLAVLADAGVLGRTARPGEYRCADALDADALDARIDAELDALSPADADRQLSAYFTGCIRRQLDLLTGAVRPLQLLLPDGDWRVTKALYADNPAALLQNRVAAKAVRRFVDEFTGGRKVRIVELGAGTGATADQVLPALPADRVEYLFTDLSTAFTESARSRYASAHPFVDYGLYDIDGVPVEQGLALGAFDVVVAANVLHDAKNLGRTLKHVRSLLAPGGLLVLVEGTVNSPLNMISFAFLEGFGNYQDQRSATLLSVREWREELAAAGFRRAASVPDGPPAVDALAQHVIVARAPDDGNVLDVSRLGEALGELLPEYMVPHHFVTLDALPLSANGKVDRAALPSPWRESSTQDHTAPHTDLERRLHEIWSDALGRDDFGIDDNFFDLGGDSLHAVRIVGRFRTELGLNEVGDEAIDMFFDAPTIAELARVLAARAEIGA
- a CDS encoding condensation domain-containing protein, producing MTHTATDAAVLGLTPDDVRQAVADILGMTPEAIDHERNLISYGMDSMRMMRLAGAWRKAGATTTFRDLAEEPTVERWHALLTAGPATPASVVPAQRPARRSAGDPFALTPVQQAYWIGRGQGMTLGSVACHAYLEFDGQGVDRGRLESAVRAVIARHPMLRARFLDDGRQQILADSGWTGLTVHDFTSYEDKDARRRAEEVREGLSHRVLDVAAAETLDVQLSLLPAGRTRIHFNIDLLVADVASIELVLADLATAYTGTPLPAAPAYDFGQYLEDHRSWCGPLTAPDSPAGRARAYWQEQLPQLPAQGPALPLAVRPEQVTRSRFSRRRLTLGKATWESITERAREYSLTPAMVLATAYAQVLAAWSETDDFLLNVPLFDRQPLAPEVPGMVADFTNLVLLRVDAAHPMPFADRARVLQRQLQQNASHAEYSTLNVLRDLRRARRDKRVGAPVVFACNLDSQWVGPEFEAALGEWTWMLSQTPQVWLDHQVYKVGDEVVLAWDAVDELFPEGLIDTMLDAYGALLEELAAQPDSWSRPPRIASPEQLPEVAR
- a CDS encoding non-ribosomal peptide synthetase; amino-acid sequence: MSRHAPFPLTPLQEAYLVGTSDLVELGGFQPGYYVELDLVDLDVARAQAAVDRLIRRHNHLRVVVDASGTQRVLTEGETGPYRFTVTDLTGLDVPQQEDALARTRRRMCEEGVDPTRWPLFDVVVQRLRPGRVRAHIAMSLLLLDGRGIRQTMDEWRAYYHDPDLTPDRPEHTYRDCLLALLDHENSDAYRTQWQYWEQRLDTLPDAPRLPLAVQTSAIRPVRFTRRVHRLSRAQWTALSATFRKHRVLATSAMLHVFAEAIGAWASAPHFCLNMLHQNWASARPEAAGVMGQFGATLPVEVDLQAGDDFFARAQNLQRQVVKDLQNSDVAGVRITRELAARRGWTSRAALPYVFTSMLSPASAHGRQRGETPEARHGRLACREVHSDLRTPQVLIDNQLHDGADGGVDCIWDTVDDAFPPGLPDLMFAAYARMLDTLTAPDGAAARPDPVPEAHRAVVAALNPAPSDPPAGRLEDGFLKQAALRPDAPAVLTTERTLTYGELELRSRSLAHALTGHGVGSGDVVPVVMAKGWEQIVGVLGVLRTGAAYCPIDSALPDERIAHLLDGCSAPAVLVQPAAVERMSELGDRPVLCVDAAPVAPAPSTAPGSGPEDLAYIIYTSGSTGLPKGVMIEHGPALNTVVDINERVGLGPDDRVFCISSLSFDLSVWDVFGTLAAGAALVLPRASAHPDPLGWAETAAAFGATVWNSVPALAQMMAEADGAAPWAGTPPIRAFLMSGDWIPTTLPDLLRERWPQVRLIALGGATEASIWSNIHEIEEPDPAWRSVPYGVPLRNQTMRVLDHRYDVRPPWAVGRIHIGGAGLSRGYWRDADRTADRFVPHPVTGERLYATGDLGCYRPDGTIEFLGREDRQLKIQGFRVEPGEVEAALLDHPAVRRSAVDAVSTAGGQRRLAALVVPAEGARPEPRELLAHLRARLPHYLVPGRLQVVDSLPLTPNGKVDVQGALAALAATAPTAADDAQPATPRDDGPVQRLCALWSELLEVPSVDADSDFFSLGGNSLLALRLVNRIRTDLGAGLSFGQVFEAPTVRALAARIAQDESPGEGTGSLVPLPGGGRSGGRELFLFHPVGGSVAAYTPLARAWDGPVHAFQSAALARGTARALPAGVPEMARAYRAELQALRPEGPYLLGGWSMGGILAHEVAAQLAEQGHEVAAFMIDSDLTEVRGTRTERERHTEFLTDLAGGRLPASLEAVVRAAPEDDLAEAAVRAAVEHGLLPPESGADQYALLKNVHAHHLATLDAHRPQKLDAPVLLFVAGQVERPDPVPAWLNLCPRLEADVHPEDHYSIVAGDRLTAVAERVQAWAGALAARTPLTKELP